From the genome of Acropora palmata chromosome 4, jaAcrPala1.3, whole genome shotgun sequence, one region includes:
- the LOC141879895 gene encoding cyclin-I-like isoform X2, with translation MVVSCGLNVGKLLRVLHDGLQKEDTHVAPLVCLLGNEDSDAINLSTRDNTVAFMLDLSRHCSFHSETYSLSVNLLDRLLSVVKANPRYLPCMSISCLFLAVKMAEEDEDVPTAADFVKVSGLRFTPSDLLRMERIILDKLKWNLNATTPLYFLEVFHALCVSKGFLDHCPINQHLQHVTWVLEGLLCNHKFIFFKPSTLALALLSCELAYVCDSWLQATHFLQHEAKVQDSELLQCSKLVEEHLNALVSVQKFPRLRLHLVPERQGVSLAVLNTKQS, from the exons ATGGTTGTCTCTTGTGGCTTGAATGTTGGAAAGTTACTTAGAGTGCTGCATGATGGACTTCAGAAAGAAGATACACATGTTGCTCCCCTTGTGTGTCTACTTGGAAATGAG gaCTCAGATGCAATCAATCTTTCCACTAGAGATAACACAGTGGCATTCATGCTTGATCTGAGCAGACACTGTAGCTTTCACTCTGAGACTTACTCTCTTTCTGTCAACCTTCTAGATCGCTTACTTTCCGTTGTAAAG GCCAATCCTAGATATCTCCCCTGTATGAGTATATCCTGTCTTTTTCTGGCTGTGAAGATGGCAGAGGAGGATGAG GATGTTCCAACAGCGGCAGATTTTGTGAAAGTCAGTGGCCTTCGATTCACTCCTTCTGATTTGCTGCGAATGGAACGTATCATTCTTGATAAACTAAAGTGGAACCTTAATGCCACAACTCCCTTGTATTTTTTAGAAGTG tTTCATGCACTTTGTGTTTCAAAAGGATTTCTTGATCATTGCCCTATCAACCAGCACCTTCAACATGTCACTTGGGTATTGGAGGGCCTTCTGTGCAACCACAAGTTCATATTCTTCAAA CCATCTACACTTGCTCTGGCTTTGTTGAGTTGTGAGCTAGCATATGTCTGTGACAGCTGGCTTCAGGCTACACATTTCCTACAGCATGAGGCTAAG GTTCAAGATTCTGAGCTATTGCAGTGCTCCAAACTAGTGGAAGAACACTTGAATGCTCTTGTGTCTGTACAGAAGTTTCCAAGATTGAGGTTACATCTTGTCCCTGAAAGACAAGGGGTTTCTCTTGCAGTATTAAACACCAAACAATCTTAA
- the LOC141879895 gene encoding cyclin-I-like isoform X1 yields MVVSCGLNVGKLLRVLHDGLQKEDTHVAPLVCLLGNEDSDAINLSTRDNTVAFMLDLSRHCSFHSETYSLSVNLLDRLLSVVKFTFLRKASPLAANPRYLPCMSISCLFLAVKMAEEDEDVPTAADFVKVSGLRFTPSDLLRMERIILDKLKWNLNATTPLYFLEVFHALCVSKGFLDHCPINQHLQHVTWVLEGLLCNHKFIFFKPSTLALALLSCELAYVCDSWLQATHFLQHEAKVQDSELLQCSKLVEEHLNALVSVQKFPRLRLHLVPERQGVSLAVLNTKQS; encoded by the exons ATGGTTGTCTCTTGTGGCTTGAATGTTGGAAAGTTACTTAGAGTGCTGCATGATGGACTTCAGAAAGAAGATACACATGTTGCTCCCCTTGTGTGTCTACTTGGAAATGAG gaCTCAGATGCAATCAATCTTTCCACTAGAGATAACACAGTGGCATTCATGCTTGATCTGAGCAGACACTGTAGCTTTCACTCTGAGACTTACTCTCTTTCTGTCAACCTTCTAGATCGCTTACTTTCCGTTGTAAAG TTCACGTTTTTACGGAAGGCATCCCCTCTAGCG GCCAATCCTAGATATCTCCCCTGTATGAGTATATCCTGTCTTTTTCTGGCTGTGAAGATGGCAGAGGAGGATGAG GATGTTCCAACAGCGGCAGATTTTGTGAAAGTCAGTGGCCTTCGATTCACTCCTTCTGATTTGCTGCGAATGGAACGTATCATTCTTGATAAACTAAAGTGGAACCTTAATGCCACAACTCCCTTGTATTTTTTAGAAGTG tTTCATGCACTTTGTGTTTCAAAAGGATTTCTTGATCATTGCCCTATCAACCAGCACCTTCAACATGTCACTTGGGTATTGGAGGGCCTTCTGTGCAACCACAAGTTCATATTCTTCAAA CCATCTACACTTGCTCTGGCTTTGTTGAGTTGTGAGCTAGCATATGTCTGTGACAGCTGGCTTCAGGCTACACATTTCCTACAGCATGAGGCTAAG GTTCAAGATTCTGAGCTATTGCAGTGCTCCAAACTAGTGGAAGAACACTTGAATGCTCTTGTGTCTGTACAGAAGTTTCCAAGATTGAGGTTACATCTTGTCCCTGAAAGACAAGGGGTTTCTCTTGCAGTATTAAACACCAAACAATCTTAA
- the LOC141879897 gene encoding mitochondrial import inner membrane translocase subunit Tim10 B-like: MDKRVADDLAARNYKEFLQLYNKLTQSCFLACVTNLNYRKVTANEQSCIDVCSSKWMNLNQRQMAVFMEVGPLADRMRSQGM; encoded by the exons ATGGATAAGCGTGTGGCAGACGACCTTGCAGCTCGAAAT TACAAGGAGTTTCTGCAGTTGTACAACAAGCTGACTCAAAGCTGTTTTCTGGCTTGTGTGACCAATTTGAATTACCGCAAAGTTACTGCCAATGAG CAGTCATGTATAGATGTCTGCAGTTCAAAGTGGATGAATCTTAATCAGCGACAGATGGCTGTGTTTATGGAAGTTGGGCCCTTAGCTGATAGAATGAGAAGCCAAGGAATGTAA